The Candidatus Koribacter versatilis Ellin345 genome has a segment encoding these proteins:
- a CDS encoding MFS transporter: MDTAPGSASGLTTSQRTHAVLAGYLGWTMDAFDFFVVVFMLGTLAEAFAVKKSEIVFTMTITLAMRPVGAFLFGLLADRFGRRVPFMANVIYFSLIEVLCGFAPNYKVFLLLRALYGIGMGGEWGIGASLAMESIPQRLRGMVSGVLQSGYSAGYLLAALAYRFVFPGLGWRWMFWIGGIPAVLALYIRWHVPESDAWKEHAANKVSDIMRVFAGYWKSFAYLLVMMTLFMFLSHGTQDLYPDFLKTEHNLSAAWVSYIAIIYNIGAIVGAIIFGLISQRMGRRKGIVFALFLSFLTIPAWAFGHGLVVVAAAAFLMQVGVQGAWGVVPVHLNELAPDAARGLVPGFAYQLGILFASGTNNIEYALRDHFGYRWALAGFEIFTIISLAIVVWFGREAHGKQFSKLST; the protein is encoded by the coding sequence ATGGACACCGCCCCCGGAAGCGCCTCCGGCCTGACCACCTCGCAACGCACCCATGCAGTTCTCGCCGGCTACCTCGGCTGGACGATGGACGCGTTCGACTTCTTCGTCGTGGTGTTCATGCTCGGCACCCTCGCAGAAGCGTTCGCGGTAAAGAAATCCGAAATCGTCTTCACCATGACGATCACATTGGCGATGCGTCCGGTGGGCGCGTTCCTGTTCGGTTTGCTGGCGGACCGGTTCGGACGCCGCGTTCCGTTCATGGCGAATGTCATCTACTTCTCGCTGATCGAGGTGCTCTGCGGCTTCGCTCCGAATTACAAAGTCTTCCTGCTGCTCCGCGCGCTCTACGGTATCGGCATGGGCGGCGAGTGGGGAATTGGCGCATCGCTGGCGATGGAGAGCATCCCACAGCGTTTGCGCGGTATGGTCTCCGGTGTCTTGCAAAGCGGCTATTCCGCCGGATACTTGCTGGCGGCGCTCGCCTATCGTTTCGTTTTTCCAGGTCTCGGTTGGCGATGGATGTTCTGGATCGGAGGCATACCGGCGGTATTGGCGTTGTACATCCGCTGGCATGTGCCCGAATCCGACGCGTGGAAGGAGCATGCCGCGAATAAGGTGTCTGACATCATGCGGGTGTTCGCGGGCTATTGGAAATCGTTTGCATATCTGCTCGTGATGATGACGCTGTTTATGTTCCTCTCGCATGGCACGCAGGACCTTTATCCTGACTTCCTGAAAACCGAACACAATCTCAGCGCCGCATGGGTTTCGTATATTGCGATCATCTACAACATTGGCGCGATTGTCGGGGCGATCATCTTCGGCCTGATCTCGCAGCGAATGGGGCGACGGAAGGGAATTGTCTTCGCCCTCTTCCTGTCGTTCCTCACGATTCCCGCCTGGGCATTCGGCCACGGCTTGGTCGTGGTTGCGGCCGCGGCGTTCCTGATGCAAGTCGGCGTTCAAGGCGCGTGGGGCGTTGTGCCGGTGCACCTGAACGAGCTTGCGCCTGACGCGGCTCGCGGGCTCGTGCCGGGCTTTGCCTATCAACTCGGCATCCTGTTTGCGTCCGGTACGAACAACATTGAGTACGCGCTGCGCGATCATTTCGGATATCGCTGGGCGCTTGCCGGGTTTGAAATTTTCACCATCATCAGTCTCGCCATCGTGGTCTGGTTTGGGCGCGAGGCGCACGGCAAACAATTCAGCAAATTGAGCACTTGA
- a CDS encoding transporter: protein MRFFRSILLAAIALFVCATTMHAQAPFVTDDTAVANYRQFHFEFTNEFDFLKESDYPSLHQNTANFKFSYGIWKNVEIGGDNQLLSITSAPNDTYPEFALGYGDFDFSVKWHICDEKGKRPSFGASLNIEAPTGDESKQLGTGIADYYLNFIGQKSLPKKNTLRVNGGIYFAGNPATGAVGDRISSGFVMTGDVSLIHDYTDKFSLGVELAGAGTFNQLLGKGQLQTEIGGMYQVNKKSSIVFGFIAGFYRDSPKYAPVIGLEHDF, encoded by the coding sequence TTGCGATTTTTTCGCTCCATCCTGTTGGCCGCGATCGCGCTCTTCGTGTGCGCGACAACGATGCACGCGCAAGCGCCGTTTGTTACCGACGATACCGCCGTCGCCAATTACCGCCAGTTTCACTTCGAGTTCACCAACGAGTTCGACTTCCTCAAAGAGAGCGACTACCCGAGCCTTCACCAGAACACCGCGAACTTCAAGTTCAGCTACGGCATCTGGAAAAACGTGGAGATCGGCGGCGACAACCAGCTTCTCAGCATCACCAGCGCTCCGAACGATACCTATCCCGAGTTCGCGTTGGGATACGGCGACTTCGACTTCTCAGTCAAGTGGCACATCTGCGACGAGAAGGGGAAACGGCCGAGCTTTGGCGCCAGCCTGAACATCGAAGCCCCGACCGGCGACGAGAGCAAGCAGCTTGGCACCGGTATTGCCGACTATTACCTGAACTTCATCGGACAGAAATCGCTGCCGAAGAAGAACACACTGCGCGTGAATGGCGGCATCTACTTCGCCGGCAACCCCGCAACCGGTGCGGTGGGCGACCGAATATCCTCGGGATTCGTCATGACCGGCGACGTCTCGCTCATTCACGACTACACCGACAAATTCTCGCTGGGCGTGGAACTCGCGGGCGCCGGCACCTTCAACCAATTGCTCGGCAAAGGCCAGCTGCAAACCGAAATTGGTGGTATGTACCAGGTAAACAAGAAGTCCAGTATCGTGTTCGGCTTCATCGCCGGGTTCTACCGCGACAGCCCGAAGTACGCGCCCGTGATTGGGCTCGAACACGACTTTTAG
- a CDS encoding peptidylprolyl isomerase, which yields MARTPGLYATFETSEGNIVVRLFEKEAPKTVKNFVDLAEGKREWTHPGTRKKSSDPLYNGTIFHRVIPNFMIQGGDPMGSGFGGPGYQFEDETKGSPHKFDKPGKLAMANSGPNTNGSQFFLTVAATTWLTGNHTIFGEVVEGMDVVEKIVNVPRSRQDKPNSDVSIKTVKIERAE from the coding sequence ATGGCCCGTACTCCCGGACTTTATGCCACGTTTGAGACGAGCGAAGGCAATATCGTGGTTCGTCTTTTTGAAAAGGAAGCGCCAAAAACAGTTAAGAACTTTGTTGACCTTGCCGAGGGCAAGCGCGAATGGACGCATCCCGGAACCCGCAAGAAGTCGAGCGATCCGCTCTACAACGGCACGATCTTCCATCGCGTGATTCCGAACTTCATGATCCAGGGTGGCGACCCAATGGGTTCCGGCTTCGGCGGCCCCGGCTACCAGTTCGAGGACGAGACCAAGGGCTCGCCCCACAAGTTCGATAAGCCCGGCAAGCTCGCTATGGCCAATAGCGGTCCAAATACAAACGGATCCCAGTTCTTTCTCACAGTGGCTGCGACGACCTGGCTGACAGGCAACCACACGATCTTCGGTGAGGTCGTGGAAGGGATGGATGTGGTGGAGAAGATTGTGAACGTCCCGCGCAGCCGTCAGGACAAGCCGAATAGCGATGTGTCTATCAAGACAGTCAAGATCGAGCGAGCGGAGTAA